In one window of Pseudomonas putida DNA:
- a CDS encoding ethanolamine ammonia-lyase subunit EutB: MASFVHTVGNLVYRFDSLKEVMAKASPARSGDFLAGVAAANDGERVAAQMALANIPLSHFLSEALIPYEQDEITRLIIDTHDAAAFAPVSHLTVGGLRDWLLSEAADEASLRALAPGLTPEMAAAVSKIMRVQDLVLVAQKIRVVTAFRGTMGLRGRLSTRLQPNHPTDEPAGIAASILDGLLYGNGDAMIGINPATDSIASICALLEMLDAIIQRYDIPTQACVLTHVTTSIEAINRGVPLDLVFQSIAGTEAANAGFGINLNVLQEGYEAGLSLKRGTLGQNLMYFETGQGSALSANAHHGVDQQTCETRAYAVARHFKPFLVNTVVGFIGPEYLYNGKQIIRAGLEDHFCGKLLGVPMGCDICYTNHAEADQDDMDTLLTLLGVAGINFIMGIPGSDDIMLNYQTTSFHDALYARQTLGLKPGPEFEAWLERTGIFTQADGRVRFGDNLPPAFRHALAQLA, encoded by the coding sequence ATGGCAAGTTTCGTACACACGGTAGGCAATCTGGTCTACCGCTTCGACAGCCTCAAGGAAGTCATGGCCAAGGCCAGCCCGGCGCGTTCGGGCGACTTCCTGGCCGGCGTCGCCGCCGCCAACGACGGCGAACGGGTCGCCGCGCAGATGGCCCTGGCCAACATCCCGCTCAGTCACTTTCTCAGCGAAGCGCTGATCCCCTACGAACAGGACGAGATCACCCGGCTGATCATCGACACCCATGACGCCGCCGCGTTCGCCCCGGTCAGCCACCTCACCGTCGGCGGCCTGCGTGACTGGCTGCTCAGCGAAGCGGCCGACGAAGCCAGCCTGCGCGCCCTGGCCCCCGGCCTGACGCCGGAAATGGCCGCCGCCGTGTCGAAGATCATGCGCGTCCAGGACCTGGTGCTGGTGGCACAGAAGATCCGCGTGGTCACCGCGTTTCGCGGCACCATGGGCCTGCGCGGGCGGCTGTCGACCCGTCTGCAGCCCAACCACCCCACCGACGAGCCCGCCGGCATCGCCGCCAGCATCCTCGACGGCCTGCTGTACGGCAACGGCGACGCCATGATCGGCATCAACCCGGCGACCGACAGCATCGCCTCGATCTGCGCCCTGCTGGAAATGCTCGACGCGATCATCCAGCGCTACGACATTCCCACCCAGGCCTGCGTGCTCACCCACGTCACCACCTCGATCGAGGCGATCAACCGCGGCGTGCCGCTGGACCTGGTGTTCCAGTCCATCGCCGGCACCGAGGCCGCCAACGCTGGCTTCGGCATCAACCTCAACGTACTCCAGGAAGGCTACGAGGCAGGGCTATCGCTCAAGCGCGGCACCCTCGGGCAGAACCTCATGTACTTCGAGACCGGCCAGGGCAGCGCGCTGTCGGCCAACGCCCACCACGGCGTCGATCAACAGACCTGCGAGACCCGCGCCTACGCCGTGGCCCGGCATTTCAAGCCATTCCTGGTCAACACCGTGGTCGGTTTCATCGGCCCGGAGTATCTGTACAACGGCAAGCAGATCATCCGCGCCGGCCTGGAAGACCACTTCTGCGGCAAGCTGCTCGGCGTGCCGATGGGTTGCGACATCTGCTACACCAACCACGCCGAAGCCGACCAGGATGACATGGACACCTTGCTGACCCTGCTCGGTGTCGCCGGGATCAACTTCATCATGGGCATCCCAGGCTCCGACGACATCATGCTCAACTACCAGACCACCTCGTTCCACGACGCGCTTTACGCGCGCCAGACGCTCGGCCTGAAACCCGGCCCGGAATTCGAGGCCTGGCTGGAACGCACCGGCATCTTCACCCAGGCCGACGGCCGGGTACGCTTCGGCGACAACCTGCCTCCGGCCTTCCGCCACGCGTTGGCGCAGCTCGCATAG
- the eat gene encoding ethanolamine permease produces the protein MPSDQSAGTPASSSVDFEKVGSDYFQQRELKKGAAGWVLLVGLGVAYVISGDYAGWNFGLAQGGWGGMFLATLLMATMYLCMCFSLAELSSMIPTAGGGYGFARSAFGPWGGFLTGTAILIEYAIAPAAIAVFIGAYCQSLFGIGGWMIYLAFYIVFIGIHIFGVGEALKLMFIITAVAAIALAVFLIGMVPHFDAANLFDIAKTDAVGASSFLPFGYVGIWAAIPYAIWFFLAVEGVPLAAEETKNPKRDLPRGLIGAMLVLLAFALLILVVGPGGAGSEALKASGNPLVEALSKAYGGSTWMGGFVNLVGLAGLIASFFSIIYAYSRQIFALSRAGYLPRKLSQTNKSKAPVLALVIPGIIGFALSLTGQGDLLILVAVFGATLSYVLMMAAHITLRIRRPKMERPYRTPGGIFTSGVALVLACIAVVAGFLVDPRVVIGAAVIYAVLIAYFAFYSRHHLVAGTPEEEFAAIQKAEEALH, from the coding sequence ATGCCAAGCGATCAATCCGCCGGCACGCCGGCAAGCTCCTCCGTAGATTTCGAGAAAGTCGGCTCCGACTATTTCCAGCAGCGTGAACTGAAAAAAGGCGCCGCAGGCTGGGTCCTGCTGGTGGGCCTGGGCGTGGCCTACGTGATTTCCGGCGACTACGCCGGCTGGAACTTCGGCCTCGCCCAAGGTGGCTGGGGCGGCATGTTCCTGGCCACGCTGCTGATGGCCACCATGTACCTGTGCATGTGCTTCTCGCTGGCCGAGCTGTCCTCGATGATCCCCACCGCTGGCGGTGGCTACGGCTTCGCCCGCAGCGCGTTCGGGCCCTGGGGCGGCTTTCTCACCGGCACGGCGATCCTCATCGAATACGCCATCGCCCCCGCCGCCATCGCCGTGTTCATCGGCGCCTACTGCCAATCGCTGTTCGGCATCGGCGGCTGGATGATCTACCTGGCGTTCTACATCGTCTTTATCGGCATCCACATCTTCGGGGTCGGCGAGGCGCTGAAGCTGATGTTCATCATCACCGCCGTCGCTGCGATTGCACTGGCGGTGTTCCTGATCGGCATGGTGCCCCATTTTGATGCAGCCAACCTGTTCGACATCGCCAAGACCGACGCCGTCGGCGCCAGCAGCTTCCTGCCATTCGGCTATGTCGGCATCTGGGCGGCGATCCCCTATGCGATCTGGTTCTTCCTCGCCGTCGAAGGCGTGCCCCTGGCCGCCGAAGAGACCAAGAACCCCAAGCGCGACCTGCCCCGCGGCCTGATCGGCGCGATGCTGGTGCTGCTGGCCTTCGCCTTGCTGATCCTGGTGGTCGGCCCCGGCGGCGCCGGCTCCGAAGCGCTCAAGGCTTCGGGCAACCCGCTGGTCGAGGCACTGTCGAAGGCGTACGGCGGCTCGACCTGGATGGGCGGCTTCGTCAACCTGGTCGGCCTGGCTGGGCTGATCGCCAGCTTCTTCTCGATCATCTACGCCTATTCGCGGCAGATCTTCGCGCTTTCGCGCGCGGGCTACCTGCCGCGCAAGCTCTCGCAAACCAACAAGAGCAAGGCGCCGGTACTGGCCCTGGTGATCCCCGGCATCATCGGTTTCGCCCTGTCGCTGACTGGCCAGGGTGACCTGCTGATCCTGGTCGCGGTGTTCGGTGCCACCCTGTCCTACGTGCTGATGATGGCCGCGCACATCACCCTGCGCATCCGTCGGCCGAAGATGGAGCGCCCGTACCGTACCCCCGGCGGCATCTTCACCTCGGGCGTGGCCCTGGTGCTGGCCTGCATCGCCGTGGTCGCCGGCTTCCTGGTCGACCCACGCGTGGTGATTGGCGCTGCCGTGATCTATGCGGTATTAATTGCCTACTTTGCTTTCTACAGTCGTCACCATCTGGTGGCCGGGACGCCGGAAGAGGAATTCGCCGCGATCCAGAAGGCCGAAGAGGCCTTGCACTGA
- a CDS encoding aldehyde dehydrogenase family protein, with the protein MRYAHPGTEGAKVSFKSRYGNYIGGEFVAPVKGQYFENTSPVNGKLIAEFPRSTAEDIDKALDAAHAAADAWGRTSVQDRSNVLLKIADRIEQNLEVLAITETWDNGKPIRETLNADIPLAVDHFRYFAGCIRAQEGGAAEINENTVAYHIHEPLGVVGQIIPWNFPLLMAAWKLAPALAAGNCVVLKPAEQTPLGITVLLELIGDLLPKGVLNVVQGYGREAGEALATSKRIAKIAFTGSTPVGSHIMKCAAENIIPSTVELGGKSPNVYFEDIMQAEPTFIEKAAEGMVLAFFNQGEVCTCPSRALVQESIYPQFMEVVMKKVLQIKRGDPLDTDTMVGAQASQQQFEKIQSYLKIAQEEGAELLTGGKVEQLDGSLATGYYIQPTLLKGNNKMRVFQEEIFGPVVSVTTFKDEAEALAIANDTEFGLGAGVWTRDINRAYRMGRGIKAGRVWTNCYHLYPAHAAFGGYKKSGVGRETHKMMLDHYQQTKNLLVSYDINPLGFF; encoded by the coding sequence ATGCGTTACGCACATCCCGGTACCGAGGGCGCCAAGGTCTCGTTCAAGAGCCGCTACGGCAACTACATCGGCGGCGAGTTCGTAGCTCCGGTCAAAGGGCAATACTTCGAGAACACCTCGCCGGTGAATGGCAAGCTGATCGCAGAATTCCCCCGCTCCACTGCCGAAGACATCGACAAAGCCCTGGATGCCGCCCACGCCGCCGCCGACGCCTGGGGCCGTACCAGCGTGCAGGACCGCTCCAACGTTCTGCTGAAGATCGCCGACCGCATCGAGCAGAACCTCGAAGTACTGGCCATCACCGAAACCTGGGACAACGGCAAACCGATCCGCGAGACCCTCAACGCCGACATCCCGCTGGCGGTCGACCATTTCCGCTATTTCGCCGGCTGCATTCGCGCCCAGGAAGGCGGCGCCGCCGAGATCAACGAAAACACTGTCGCCTACCACATCCACGAACCGCTGGGCGTGGTCGGCCAGATCATCCCGTGGAACTTCCCGCTGCTGATGGCCGCCTGGAAGCTCGCCCCGGCCCTGGCCGCCGGCAACTGCGTGGTGCTCAAGCCCGCCGAGCAGACCCCGCTGGGCATCACCGTACTGCTCGAACTGATCGGCGACCTGCTGCCCAAGGGCGTGCTCAACGTGGTGCAGGGCTACGGCCGCGAAGCCGGTGAAGCGCTGGCCACCAGCAAGCGCATCGCCAAGATCGCCTTCACCGGCTCCACCCCGGTGGGCTCGCACATCATGAAATGCGCCGCCGAGAACATCATCCCGTCCACCGTGGAGCTGGGCGGCAAGTCGCCGAACGTCTACTTCGAAGACATCATGCAAGCCGAGCCGACCTTCATCGAGAAGGCCGCCGAAGGCATGGTCCTGGCCTTCTTCAACCAGGGCGAGGTGTGCACCTGCCCGTCCCGTGCCCTGGTGCAGGAGTCGATCTACCCGCAGTTCATGGAAGTGGTGATGAAGAAGGTGCTGCAGATCAAGCGCGGCGACCCACTGGACACCGATACCATGGTCGGCGCGCAGGCCTCGCAGCAGCAGTTCGAGAAGATCCAGTCCTACCTCAAGATTGCCCAGGAAGAGGGCGCCGAGCTGCTCACAGGCGGCAAGGTAGAGCAACTCGATGGCTCGCTGGCCACCGGCTATTACATCCAGCCGACCCTGCTCAAGGGCAACAACAAGATGCGTGTGTTCCAGGAGGAAATCTTCGGCCCGGTGGTCAGCGTCACCACCTTCAAGGATGAAGCCGAAGCCCTGGCGATCGCCAACGACACCGAGTTCGGCCTGGGTGCCGGCGTCTGGACCCGCGACATCAACCGCGCCTACCGCATGGGCCGGGGCATCAAGGCCGGCCGCGTGTGGACCAACTGCTACCACCTGTACCCGGCGCATGCCGCGTTCGGTGGCTACAAGAAGTCCGGCGTCGGCCGTGAAACCCACAAGATGATGCTCGACCACTACCAGCAGACCAAGAACCTGCTGGTGAGCTACGACATCAATCCGCTGGGCTTCTTCTAA